In Oryctolagus cuniculus chromosome X, mOryCun1.1, whole genome shotgun sequence, a single window of DNA contains:
- the SLITRK4 gene encoding SLIT and NTRK-like protein 4: MFLWLFLILSALISSTNADSDISVEICNVCSCVSVENVLYVNCEKVSVYRPNQLKPPWSNFYHLNFQNNFLNILYPNTFLNFSHAVSLHLGNNKLQNIEGGAFLGLSALKQLHLNNNELKILRADTFLGIENLEYLQADYNLIKYIERGAFNKLHKLKVLIINDNLISFLPDNIFRFASLTHLDIRGNRIQKLPYIGVLEHIGRVVELQLEDNPWNCSCDLLPLKAWLENMPYNIYIGEAICETPSDLYGRLLKETNKQELCPMGTGSDFDVRILPPSQLENGYTTPNGHTTQTSLHRLVTKPPKTTNPSKISGIVAGKSLSNRNLSQIVSYQTRVPPLTPCPAPCSCKTHPSDLGLSVNCQEKNIQSMSELTPKPLNAKKLHVNGNGIKDVDVSDFTEFEGLDLLHLGSNQITVIKGDVFHNLTNLRRLYLNGNQIERLYPEIFSGLHNLQYLYLEYNLIKEILAGTFDSMPNLQLLYLNNNLLKSLPVYIFSGAPLARLNLRNNKFMYLPVSGVLDQLQSLTQIDLEGNPWDCTCDLVALKLWLEKLNEGIVVKELKCETPVQFANIELKSLKNEILCPKLLNKPSAPFTSPAPAITFTTPLGPIRSPPGGPVPLSILILSILVVLILTVFVAFCLLVFVLRRNKKPTVKHEGLGNPECGSVQLQLRKHDHKINKKDGLSTEAFIPQTIEQMSKSHTCGLKESETGFMFSDPPGQKVIMRNVADKEKDLLHVDSRKRLSTIDELDELFPSRDSNVFIQNFLESKKEYNSIGVSGFEIRYPEKQQDKKSKKSLIGGNHSKIVVEQRKSEYFELKAKLQSSPDYLQVLEEQTALNKI; encoded by the coding sequence ATGTTTCTTTGGCTCTTTCTGATTTTGTCAGCCCTGATTTCTTCGACAAATGCAGATTCTGACATATCAGTGGAAATTTGCAATGTGTGTTCCTGCGTTTCAGTTGAGAATGTGCTCTATGTCAACTGTGAGAAGGTTTCAGTCTACAGACCAAACCAGCTGAAACCACCTTGGTCTAATTTTTACCACCtcaattttcaaaacaattttttaaatatcctcTACCCAAATACATTCTTGAATTTTTCACATGCAGTATCCCTGCATCTGGGAAATAATAAACTGCAGAACATTGAGGGAGGAGCCTTTCTTGGGCTCAGTGCATTAAAGCAGTTGCACTTGAACAACAATGAATTAAAGATTCTCCGAGCTGACACTTTCCTTGGCATAGAGAACTTGGAGTATCTCCAGGCTGACTACAATTTAATCAAGTATATTGAACGAGGAGCCTTCAATAAGCTCCACAAACTGAAGGTTCTCATTATTAATGACAATCTGATTTCATTCCTTCCCGATAATATTTTTCGATTTGCATCTTTGACCCATCTTGACATACGAGGGAACAGAATCCAGAAGCTCCCCTATATCGGAGTTCTGGAACACATTGGCCGTGTTGTTGAATTGCAACTGGAAGATAACCCTTGGAACTGTAGCTGTGATTTGTTGCCTTTAAAAGCTTGGCTGGAGAATATGCCATATAACATTTACATAGGGGAAGCAATCTGTGAAACTCCCAGTGACTTATATGGAAGGCTTTtaaaagaaaccaacaaacaagaaTTATGTCCCATGGGCACAGGCAGTGATTTTGATGTCCGCATCCTGCCTCCATCTCAGCTGGAAAATGGCTACACCACTCCCAATGGTCACACTACTCAAACATCCTTACATAGATTAGTGACCAAACCACCGAAAACAACGAACCCTTCCAAGATCTCTGGAATTGTGGCAGGCAAATCCCTGTCCAACCGCAATCTCAGTCAGATTGTGTCTTATCAAACAAGGGTGCCTCCTCTTACACCTTGCCCAGCACCTTGCTCTTGCAAAACACACCCTTCAGATTTGGGACTGAGTGTGAACTGTCAAGAGAAAAATATACAGTCCATGTCTGAACTGACACCAAAACCTTTAAATGCCAAGAAGTTGCACGTCAATGGCAATGGCATCAAAGATGTGGATGTTTCCGATTTCACCGAGTTTGAAGGGCTGGATTTGCTCCATTTAGGCAGCAATCAGATTACAGTGATCAAGGGGGATGTATTCCACAATCTTACTAATTTACGCAGGCTGTACCTCAATGGCAATCAGATAGAAAGACTCTATCCTGAAATATTTTCAGGTCTTCATAACCTGCAGTATCTGTATTTGGAATACAATTTGATCAAGGAAATTTTAGCAGGCACCTTTGACTCCATGCCGAATTTACAGTTACTGTACTTGAACAATAATCTCTTAAAGAGCTTGCCTGTTTACATTTTTTCTGGAGCACCCCTTGCCAGACTAAATCTGAGGAACAACAAATTCATGTACTTACCTGTCAGTGGGGTCCTTGATCAACTGCAGTCTCTCACACAGATCGATTTGGAGGGCAACCCGTGGGACTGCACTTGTGACTTGGTGGCATTAAAGCTGTGGCTGGAGAAGCTGAATGAAGGGATTGTTGTGAAAGAACTGAAATGCGAGACACCTGTTCAGTTTGCCAACATTGAACTGAAGTCCctcaaaaatgaaatcttatgtCCCAAACTTTTAAACAAGCCATCCGCACCATTCacgagccctgcacctgccattACCTTCACAACCCCATTGGGTCCCATTCGAAGTCCTCCTGGTGGTCCAGTGCCTCTGTCTATTTTGATCTTAAGTATCTTAGTGGTCCTCATTTTAACTGTATTTGTTGCTTTTTGCCTTCTCGTTTTTGTGCTTCGACGCAACAAGAAACCCACCGTGAAGCATGAAGGCTTGGGGAATCCTGAGTGTGGCTCTGTGCAGCTGCAGCTAAGGAAGCATGAccacaaaatcaataaaaaagacGGACTGAGCACAGAAGCTTTCATTCCACAAACCATAGAACAGATGAGCAAGAGCCACACCTGTGGCTTGAAAGAGTCGGAAACCGGGTTCATGTTTTCAGATCCACCAGGACAGAAAGTCATTATGAGAAATGTTGCCGACAAGGAGAAAGATTTATTACACGTGGATAGCAGGAAGAGACTGAGCACAATTGATGAGCTGGATGAGTTGTTTCCTAGTAGGGATTCTAATGTGTTTATTCAGAATTTTCTGGAAAGCAAAAAGGAGTACAATAGCATAGGTGTCAGTGGCTTTGAGATCCGCTATCCTGAAAAACAACAAGACAAAAAATCCAAGAAGTCACTGATAGGTGGCAACCACAGTAAAATTGTTGTGGAGCAAAGGAAGAGTGAGTATTTTGAACTGAAGGCAAAACTTCAGAGTTCCCCCGACTACCTACAGGTCCTTGAAGAGCAAACAGCTTTGAACAAGATATAG